Below is a genomic region from Sphingopyxis terrae subsp. terrae NBRC 15098.
CTGCTGGCACTCGCAAGCGCGGCGCAGGTCGGTATCGAAGGCGTGCACGCGGCGGCGATCCTCGCGCTCACGGCGCTGTGGGGGCTGCGCCTCTCGATCCATCTTTTCGTGCGCTGGCGCGCGCATGGCGAAGACCCACGCTACGCACGGATCATGGCGCGCACGATGGAACGCCGCGGCTGGAGCTGGGCGCAGACGGCGCTCCTAACCGTCTTTCTGACGCAGGCACCGCTCCTGTTTCTCACCTGCCTGCCCGCGCAGATCGGCATATGGGCCAGCGTGGCCGATCCGGTGCCGGCGCTTGGCGTCATCGGCTGGGCGGGCGTCGCCGCGGCGCTCATAGGTATTGCGTTCGAAAGCATCGGCGACGCGCAGCTCGATGCCTTTCGCAAGAATCCGGCGAACAAGGGCAAGGTGCTCGACACCGGCCTGTGGCGGTATACGCGGCACCCCAATTATTTCGGCGATGCGCTGACCTGGTGGGGCATCTGGCTGATCGCCGCCGACATCGGGCTGTGGGCCGCCGTGGCGAGCGTCATCGGCCCCATTTTCCTGACCTTCACCCTGACGCGCTGGTCGGGCAAGGCGCTGCTCGAAAAGGGCCTGCACAAGACGC
It encodes:
- a CDS encoding DUF1295 domain-containing protein; the protein is MTDMVTLLAINFAALIAAILVLWGIAVAIRDVSFIDAFWAFGMVLLALASAAQVGIEGVHAAAILALTALWGLRLSIHLFVRWRAHGEDPRYARIMARTMERRGWSWAQTALLTVFLTQAPLLFLTCLPAQIGIWASVADPVPALGVIGWAGVAAALIGIAFESIGDAQLDAFRKNPANKGKVLDTGLWRYTRHPNYFGDALTWWGIWLIAADIGLWAAVASVIGPIFLTFTLTRWSGKALLEKGLHKTRPGYADYVQRTSGFFPWPPKTRG